In Drosophila pseudoobscura strain MV-25-SWS-2005 chromosome 4, UCI_Dpse_MV25, whole genome shotgun sequence, the following proteins share a genomic window:
- the MRP gene encoding multidrug resistance-associated protein 1 isoform X15, giving the protein MAEDIGSPMDRFCGSTFWNATETWYTNNPDFTPCFEQTALVWMPCAFYWAFVVFDFYYLKASLDRNIPWNKLSVSKMLVNLGLLVITALDLIMALVKKGGDSELPLYDLDVWGPIIKFVTFLLIFIFIPLNRKYGVQTSGCQFIFWFLLTVLSIPRCRTEVRAAADRSKIDDSQQPSESDFSWEEYMYVSFFVSFTLYCCMLLLNCFADGQPTQTKYQRGENEIPELSASFLSRITYQWFDKMALKGYRNPLEEKHLWDLRPQDSCSEVMPIFAYHWNQNVRKNYKGRSKTEPKAQFSNGNVTFENPHGEKTGRKKGMASIMPPIYKSFGGVFLFGALMKLITDTLTFAQPQVLSLIIGFVEDQRTDPQPEWKGILFSVTLFVLAAAQTFILGQYFHRMFIVGLRIRTALINAIYRKALRISNATKKESTVGEIVNLMAVDAQRFMELTTYLNMIWSAPLQIGLALYFLWQQLGPSVLAGLAVMIILIPVNGVIASRIKTYQIRQMKYKDERVKLMNEVLSGIKVLKLYAWEPSFEKQVLDIRDKEIATLRSTAYLNASTSFLWSCAPFLVSLVTFATYVLIDENNVLDATKTFVSLSLFNILRFPLTMLPMLITNLVQTQVSVKRINKFLNSEELDPNSVLHDSSKPHPMSIENGEFSWGDEITLRNINIEVRKSNLVALVGTVGSGKSSVVQAFLGEMEKLAGVVNTVGKMAYVPQQAWIQNATVRDNILFGQQYDRKRYNKVIDACALRADIDILSAGDLTEIGEKGINLSGGQKQRISLARAVYCDADLYLLDDPLSAVDSHVGKHIFEEVIGPKGLLARKSRILVTHGVTFLPQVDSIYVLKMGEISESGTFDQLVKNKGAFADFIIQHLQDGNAEEEELNQIKRQISSTGDVPELLGSVEKAIKLARTESLSDSISVTSADSLMGTGSGGSLRRRTRRQNSHDSVASAASLKKKQEVEGKLIETEKSQTGGVDFAVYKHYIKSVGIFLSVATLVLNFVFQAFQIGSNLWLTKWANDENVGNDTGLRDMYLGVYGAFGFGQGLCNYGAAITLFTCTLHASSRVFHRLFNNLMHCPSEFFDITPKGRILDRCSNDIHCLDLVMPINIRMVLSTGFQVTPTESIVCLRYSSVQNVKEILFPFLTLTQVLVP; this is encoded by the exons ATGGCGGAGGATATAGGTTCGCCGATGGACAGGTTCTGTGGATCCACATTCTGG AACGCCACAGAGACCTGGTATACAAACAATCCGGACTTTACGCCCTGCTTCGAACAGACGGCCCTCGTGTGGATGCCCTGCGCCTTCTACTGGGCGTTTGTGGTCTTTGATTTCTATTATCTGAAGGCCAGCCTCGACAGAAACATACCATGGAACAAGCTGAGTGTGAGCAAGATGCTGGTGAATCTCGGACTGTTGGTGATCACAGCCCTCGACCTGATCATGGCCCTGGTGAAGAAGGGCGGCGACTCGGAGCTACCTCTGTACGACCTTGATGTGTGGGGCCCCATAATCAAGTTTGTCACCTTCCTGCTGATCTTCATCTTCATACCGCTGAATCGGAAGTACGGCGTGCAGACGTCAGGCTGCCAGTTCATTTTCTGGTTCCTTTTGACCGTCCTCTCTATACCGCGCTGCCGCACGGAGGTGCGCGCCGCAGCGGATCGCAGCAAAATCGACGACTCGCAGCAGCCATCCGAATCGGACTTCTCCTGGGAGGAGTATATGTACGTGAGCTTCTTTGTGTCGTTCACGCTCTACTGCTGTATGCTGCTGCTCAATTGCTTCGCCGACGGCCAGCCCACTCAGACCAAGTACCAGCGAGGCGAGAACGAGATACCCGAACTGTCGGCCAGCTTCCTGTCGCGGATCACGTACCAGTGGTTCGATAAGATGGCCCTCAAGGGCTACCGCAATCCGCTGGAGGAGAAGCATCTGTGGGATCTGCGTCCTCAGGACAGCTGTTCCGAGGTGATGCCCATCTTTGCCTATCACTGGAACCAGAATGTGCGCAAAAACTACAAGGGTCGCTCCAAGACGGAGCCCAAGGCGCAGTTCAGTAATGGCAATGTGACGTTCGAGAATCCGCATGGAGAGAAGACTGGACGCAAGAAGGGCATGGCCAGTATTATGCCGCCAATTTACAAGTCCTTTGGTGGCGTCTTCCTGTTCGGAGCCCTCATGAAGCTCATCACCGACACCCTGACGTTTGCCCAGCCGCAGGTGCTTAGTCTGATCATTGGCTTTGTGGAGGACCAGAGGACCGATCCCCAGCCCGAATGGAAGGGCATCCTGTTCTCCGTTACGCTCTTCGTCCTGGCTGCCGCCCAGACCTTCATTCTTGGCCAATACTTCCATCGCATGTTCATTGTGGGACTGCGCATTCGCACGGCTCTCATCAATGCCATCTATCGCAAGGCCCTGCGCATCTCCAATGCCACCAAAAAGGAGTCCACTGTCGGCGAGATTGTCAACCTGATGGCCGTGGATGCTCAGCGTTTCATGGAGTTGACCACGTACCTGAACATGATCTGGTCGGCGCCCCTGCAAATCGGTTTGGCTCTGTATTTCCTGTGGCAGCAATTGGGCCCGTCTGTGCTCGCCGGCCTGGCTGTGATGATCATTCTCATTCCGGTGAATGGCGTGATTGCCAGTCGCATCAAGACCTATCAGATACGTCAAATGAAGTACAAGGACGAGCGCGTCAAACTGATGAATGAGGTTTTGAGTGGCATTAAG GTCCTCAAGCTGTATGCCTGGGAGCCGAGCTTTGAGAAGCAAGTGCTGGACATACGTGACAAGGAGATAGCCACTCTACGATCGACGGCCTATCTGAATGCTAGCACATCCTTCCTCTGGTCATGTGCCCCCTTCCTG GTTTCATTAGTCACATTTGCCACTTACGTTTTAATCGATGAAAATAATGTGCTTGATGCCACCAAAACCTTTGTCTCATTATCATTATTCAACATTCTTCGTTTTCCGCTAACAATGTTGCCCATGCTGATCACCAACCTGGTGCAA ACGCAAGTTTCTGTGAAGCGTATAAACAAGTTCCTGAACAGTGAAGAACTTGACCCCAACAGCGTGCTCCATGATTCCTCCAAAC CCCATCCCATGAGCATTGAGAATGGCGAGTTTTCGTGGGGCGATGAGATTACGCTTAGAAACATCAACATTGAGGTGCGTAAGAGCAATCTGGTGGCCCTGGTGGGCACCGTCGGCTCCGGTAAGTCCTCGGTGGTGCAGGCCTTCCTCGGCGAAATGGAGAAGCTTGCGGGCGTTGTCAACACGGTGGGCAAGATGGCCTATGTGCCCCAGCAGGCGTGGATTCAGAATGCGACGGTCCGTGACAACATCCTCTTTGGGCAGCAGTACGACCGGAAGCGCTACAACAAGGTGATCGATGCCTGCGCCCTGCGTGCCGATATCGACATTCTGTCGGCCGGAGATCTCACGGAAATCGGTGAGAAGGGCATTAATCTCTCAGGTGGCCAAAAGCAGCGCATCTCCCTGGCCAGAGCGGTGTACTGCGACGCAGATCTGTATCTGCTGGACGATCCCTTGAGTGCCGTCGACTCGCACGTAGGCAAACACATCTTCGAAGAAGTGATCGGACCGAAGGGACTCTTGGCACGCAAATCTCGCATTTTGGTCACGCACGGTGTCACCTTCCTGCCGCAGGTGGACAGCATATATGTGTTGAAAATGGGCGAGATCAGTGAGAGTGGCACGTTCGATCAGCTCGTGAAGAACAAGGGCGCCTTTGCCGACTTTATTATCCAGCATCTGCAAGACGGCAATGCCGAGGAGGAAGAGCTCAATCAGATTAAACGCCAAATCTCTAGCACCGGTGATGTCCCTGAATTGCTTGGAAGTGTCGAGAAGGCCATTAAGCTGGCGCGCACTGAAAGCCTGTCGGATTCCAT TTCGGTTACCTCTGCCGACAGTCTGATGGGCactggcagcggcggcagtcTGCGACGTCGCACCAGGCGCCAGAACTCGCACGATTCCGTTGCCTCGGCCGCTTCGCTCAAGAAGAAGCAGGAGGTCGAGGGCAAGCTCATCGAGACGGAAAAGTCCCAGACTGGGGGCGTCGACTTTGCCGTCTACAAGCACTACATCAAGAGCGTTGGCATCTTCCTGTCGGTGGCCACGCTCGTGCTGAACTTTGTATTCCAAGCATTCCAAATCGGCTCCAATCTGTGGCTAACCAAGTGGGCCAACGATGAGAATGTTGGCAACGATACGGGACTCAGGGACATGTACCTCGGTGTCTATGGCGCATTCGGTTTCGGTCAAG
- the MRP gene encoding multidrug resistance-associated protein 1 isoform X19 yields MAEDIGSPMDRFCGSTFWNATETWYTNNPDFTPCFEQTALVWMPCAFYWAFVVFDFYYLKASLDRNIPWNKLSVSKMLVNLGLLVITALDLIMALVKKGGDSELPLYDLDVWGPIIKFVTFLLIFIFIPLNRKYGVQTSGCQFIFWFLLTVLSIPRCRTEVRAAADRSKIDDSQQPSESDFSWEEYMYVSFFVSFTLYCCMLLLNCFADGQPTQTKYQRGENEIPELSASFLSRITYQWFDKMALKGYRNPLEEKHLWDLRPQDSCSEVMPIFAYHWNQNVRKNYKGRSKTEPKAQFSNGNVTFENPHGEKTGRKKGMASIMPPIYKSFGGVFLFGALMKLITDTLTFAQPQVLSLIIGFVEDQRTDPQPEWKGILFSVTLFVLAAAQTFILGQYFHRMFIVGLRIRTALINAIYRKALRISNATKKESTVGEIVNLMAVDAQRFMELTTYLNMIWSAPLQIGLALYFLWQQLGPSVLAGLAVMIILIPVNGVIASRIKTYQIRQMKYKDERVKLMNEVLSGIKVLKLYAWEPSFEKQVLDIRDKEIATLRSTAYLNASTSFLWSCAPFLVSLVTFATYVLIDENNVLDATKTFVSLSLFNILRFPLTMLPMLITNLVQTQVSVKRINKFLNSEELDPNSVLHDSSKPHPMSIENGEFSWGDEITLRNINIEVRKSNLVALVGTVGSGKSSVVQAFLGEMEKLAGVVNTVGKMAYVPQQAWIQNATVRDNILFGQQYDRKRYNKVIDACALRADIDILSAGDLTEIGEKGINLSGGQKQRISLARAVYCDADLYLLDDPLSAVDSHVGKHIFEEVIGPKGLLARKSRILVTHGVTFLPQVDSIYVLKMGEISESGTFDQLVKNKGAFADFIIQHLQDGNAEEEELNQIKRQISSTGDVPELLGSVEKAIKLARTESLSDSISVTSADSLMGTGSGGSLRRRTRRQNSHDSVASAASLKKKQEVEGKLIETEKSQTGGVDFAVYKHYIKSVGIFLSVATLVLNFVFQAFQIGSNLWLTKWANDENVGNDTGLRDMYLGVYGAFGFGQGSGYHCGY; encoded by the exons ATGGCGGAGGATATAGGTTCGCCGATGGACAGGTTCTGTGGATCCACATTCTGG AACGCCACAGAGACCTGGTATACAAACAATCCGGACTTTACGCCCTGCTTCGAACAGACGGCCCTCGTGTGGATGCCCTGCGCCTTCTACTGGGCGTTTGTGGTCTTTGATTTCTATTATCTGAAGGCCAGCCTCGACAGAAACATACCATGGAACAAGCTGAGTGTGAGCAAGATGCTGGTGAATCTCGGACTGTTGGTGATCACAGCCCTCGACCTGATCATGGCCCTGGTGAAGAAGGGCGGCGACTCGGAGCTACCTCTGTACGACCTTGATGTGTGGGGCCCCATAATCAAGTTTGTCACCTTCCTGCTGATCTTCATCTTCATACCGCTGAATCGGAAGTACGGCGTGCAGACGTCAGGCTGCCAGTTCATTTTCTGGTTCCTTTTGACCGTCCTCTCTATACCGCGCTGCCGCACGGAGGTGCGCGCCGCAGCGGATCGCAGCAAAATCGACGACTCGCAGCAGCCATCCGAATCGGACTTCTCCTGGGAGGAGTATATGTACGTGAGCTTCTTTGTGTCGTTCACGCTCTACTGCTGTATGCTGCTGCTCAATTGCTTCGCCGACGGCCAGCCCACTCAGACCAAGTACCAGCGAGGCGAGAACGAGATACCCGAACTGTCGGCCAGCTTCCTGTCGCGGATCACGTACCAGTGGTTCGATAAGATGGCCCTCAAGGGCTACCGCAATCCGCTGGAGGAGAAGCATCTGTGGGATCTGCGTCCTCAGGACAGCTGTTCCGAGGTGATGCCCATCTTTGCCTATCACTGGAACCAGAATGTGCGCAAAAACTACAAGGGTCGCTCCAAGACGGAGCCCAAGGCGCAGTTCAGTAATGGCAATGTGACGTTCGAGAATCCGCATGGAGAGAAGACTGGACGCAAGAAGGGCATGGCCAGTATTATGCCGCCAATTTACAAGTCCTTTGGTGGCGTCTTCCTGTTCGGAGCCCTCATGAAGCTCATCACCGACACCCTGACGTTTGCCCAGCCGCAGGTGCTTAGTCTGATCATTGGCTTTGTGGAGGACCAGAGGACCGATCCCCAGCCCGAATGGAAGGGCATCCTGTTCTCCGTTACGCTCTTCGTCCTGGCTGCCGCCCAGACCTTCATTCTTGGCCAATACTTCCATCGCATGTTCATTGTGGGACTGCGCATTCGCACGGCTCTCATCAATGCCATCTATCGCAAGGCCCTGCGCATCTCCAATGCCACCAAAAAGGAGTCCACTGTCGGCGAGATTGTCAACCTGATGGCCGTGGATGCTCAGCGTTTCATGGAGTTGACCACGTACCTGAACATGATCTGGTCGGCGCCCCTGCAAATCGGTTTGGCTCTGTATTTCCTGTGGCAGCAATTGGGCCCGTCTGTGCTCGCCGGCCTGGCTGTGATGATCATTCTCATTCCGGTGAATGGCGTGATTGCCAGTCGCATCAAGACCTATCAGATACGTCAAATGAAGTACAAGGACGAGCGCGTCAAACTGATGAATGAGGTTTTGAGTGGCATTAAG GTCCTCAAGCTGTATGCCTGGGAGCCGAGCTTTGAGAAGCAAGTGCTGGACATACGTGACAAGGAGATAGCCACTCTACGATCGACGGCCTATCTGAATGCTAGCACATCCTTCCTCTGGTCATGTGCCCCCTTCCTG GTTTCATTAGTCACATTTGCCACTTACGTTTTAATCGATGAAAATAATGTGCTTGATGCCACCAAAACCTTTGTCTCATTATCATTATTCAACATTCTTCGTTTTCCGCTAACAATGTTGCCCATGCTGATCACCAACCTGGTGCAA ACGCAAGTTTCTGTGAAGCGTATAAACAAGTTCCTGAACAGTGAAGAACTTGACCCCAACAGCGTGCTCCATGATTCCTCCAAAC CCCATCCCATGAGCATTGAGAATGGCGAGTTTTCGTGGGGCGATGAGATTACGCTTAGAAACATCAACATTGAGGTGCGTAAGAGCAATCTGGTGGCCCTGGTGGGCACCGTCGGCTCCGGTAAGTCCTCGGTGGTGCAGGCCTTCCTCGGCGAAATGGAGAAGCTTGCGGGCGTTGTCAACACGGTGGGCAAGATGGCCTATGTGCCCCAGCAGGCGTGGATTCAGAATGCGACGGTCCGTGACAACATCCTCTTTGGGCAGCAGTACGACCGGAAGCGCTACAACAAGGTGATCGATGCCTGCGCCCTGCGTGCCGATATCGACATTCTGTCGGCCGGAGATCTCACGGAAATCGGTGAGAAGGGCATTAATCTCTCAGGTGGCCAAAAGCAGCGCATCTCCCTGGCCAGAGCGGTGTACTGCGACGCAGATCTGTATCTGCTGGACGATCCCTTGAGTGCCGTCGACTCGCACGTAGGCAAACACATCTTCGAAGAAGTGATCGGACCGAAGGGACTCTTGGCACGCAAATCTCGCATTTTGGTCACGCACGGTGTCACCTTCCTGCCGCAGGTGGACAGCATATATGTGTTGAAAATGGGCGAGATCAGTGAGAGTGGCACGTTCGATCAGCTCGTGAAGAACAAGGGCGCCTTTGCCGACTTTATTATCCAGCATCTGCAAGACGGCAATGCCGAGGAGGAAGAGCTCAATCAGATTAAACGCCAAATCTCTAGCACCGGTGATGTCCCTGAATTGCTTGGAAGTGTCGAGAAGGCCATTAAGCTGGCGCGCACTGAAAGCCTGTCGGATTCCAT TTCGGTTACCTCTGCCGACAGTCTGATGGGCactggcagcggcggcagtcTGCGACGTCGCACCAGGCGCCAGAACTCGCACGATTCCGTTGCCTCGGCCGCTTCGCTCAAGAAGAAGCAGGAGGTCGAGGGCAAGCTCATCGAGACGGAAAAGTCCCAGACTGGGGGCGTCGACTTTGCCGTCTACAAGCACTACATCAAGAGCGTTGGCATCTTCCTGTCGGTGGCCACGCTCGTGCTGAACTTTGTATTCCAAGCATTCCAAATCGGCTCCAATCTGTGGCTAACCAAGTGGGCCAACGATGAGAATGTTGGCAACGATACGGGACTCAGGGACATGTACCTCGGTGTCTATGGCGCATTCGGTTTCGGTCAAG